A DNA window from Halostella salina contains the following coding sequences:
- a CDS encoding CheR family methyltransferase, which translates to MSAEPSYDELATFIEEEMAFATSHYNDSYLQRRLASRMRRTGCDGYDEYLETLRGDPDEQQALLDALSINVTGFFRNEDVWDGIRGVLQDLTEEQDRISVWSAACADGREPYSLSMLAADDPRIDESSLSVLATDINDAALDAAREGVYESSQTVDIDDQLSYLSNYHRFIDRSGDTFAVRDSVKDRVAFEHHDLINDDPKDGFDLVVCRNLFIYIDGEYKRPILRTLAESLRADGYLVIGKAETIPPQLKSAFSVLDGRLRIYRRE; encoded by the coding sequence GTGAGCGCCGAGCCGTCGTACGACGAGCTCGCGACGTTCATCGAGGAGGAGATGGCGTTCGCGACGAGTCACTACAACGACAGCTACCTCCAGCGCCGGCTGGCCTCCCGGATGCGTCGGACCGGCTGCGACGGGTACGACGAGTACCTCGAAACCCTGCGGGGCGACCCCGACGAGCAGCAGGCGCTGCTGGACGCCCTGAGCATCAACGTCACCGGCTTCTTCCGGAACGAGGACGTCTGGGACGGTATCCGCGGCGTCCTGCAGGACCTCACCGAGGAGCAGGACCGGATTTCCGTCTGGAGCGCGGCGTGTGCCGACGGCCGCGAGCCGTACTCGCTGTCGATGCTCGCCGCCGACGACCCCCGGATCGACGAGTCGTCGCTGTCGGTACTCGCCACGGACATCAACGACGCGGCGCTCGACGCCGCCCGCGAGGGCGTCTACGAGAGCAGCCAGACCGTCGACATCGACGACCAGCTCAGCTACCTCTCGAACTACCACCGCTTCATCGACCGGAGCGGCGACACGTTCGCGGTGCGGGACTCGGTCAAGGACCGCGTCGCGTTCGAACACCACGACCTCATCAACGACGACCCGAAGGATGGGTTCGACCTCGTCGTCTGCCGGAACCTCTTCATCTACATCGACGGCGAGTACAAGCGTCCGATCCTCCGGACGCTGGCCGAGTCGCTCCGTGCGGACGGCTACCTCGTCATCGGCAAGGCCGAGACGATCCCGCCGCAGTTGAAGTCCGCGTTCTCGGTGCTCGACGGCCGGCTCAGGATATACCGCCGCGAGTAG
- a CDS encoding chemotaxis protein CheD: protein MKTYGSEPGTPTTDPIQVGISEFYITEEDVTLKSYGLGSCLAVALYDPESGIAGLAHVMLPDGDANDSSDENPGKFADTAIRAMLRQMVEAGATYTGVEAKLAGGSDMFEFDSFGEAVGKRNVVAAREELDKLGVPIAAEEVGGQRGRTVEFDAGTGTLSIRTSDEEAGGVTEL, encoded by the coding sequence ATGAAGACGTACGGCAGCGAGCCCGGCACGCCGACGACCGACCCCATTCAGGTCGGCATCTCGGAGTTCTACATCACCGAGGAGGACGTGACGCTGAAATCCTACGGGCTGGGGTCGTGTCTCGCCGTCGCGCTGTACGACCCCGAGTCGGGGATCGCCGGGCTCGCACACGTTATGCTCCCGGACGGCGACGCGAACGACTCCAGCGACGAAAACCCGGGCAAGTTCGCCGACACCGCGATCCGCGCGATGCTCCGCCAGATGGTCGAGGCGGGCGCGACCTACACCGGCGTCGAGGCGAAGCTCGCCGGCGGCAGCGATATGTTCGAGTTCGACAGCTTCGGCGAGGCGGTCGGCAAGCGCAACGTCGTCGCGGCCCGGGAGGAACTCGACAAGCTCGGCGTCCCCATCGCCGCCGAGGAGGTCGGCGGCCAGCGCGGACGAACCGTCGAGTTCGACGCCGGGACGGGGACGCTCAGCATCCGCACGTCCGACGAGGAGGCGGGCGGCGTCACCGAACTGTGA